CATCGATGTCTTTTCCCGGCCAAGGCAACCGACCTTCTATGACGCCTTCTGGCTGGAAAGCCCGCACGATGGCCTGCTGCTGGGGGAACGCCCGCAACCGGCGGACATGGACCGGGCGGTCAACCTGCGCAGCGACGGCCTGGTCTTTCGCGTCAGTGACGACAGTGCCACCTGGACCGGCTACTACCTGCTGAGCTACCGGACCCTGTTCCTCGGCCATTCCTGGCCCCTGGCGGGGATCCTCCTGCTGCTGGTGCTCAGCCCCGTGGCCGGCCGCGCCTACGCACGCTGGTATCAGCGCCGGGTCATCGTGCCGGCGCAGCGGGCCCACAGCGAGCTGGTGGAAAGCGACCAGTTCAACCGGACCTTGCTGGAAACCACCCCGGTGGCGCTGTGCGTGTTGCGCCGCGAGCGCAGCCTGATTGTCTTCGCCAACACCCTGGCGCTGAAGTGGTTCGACACCCAGGTCGGCCAGAGCCTGCAGGACAGCGGCTTGGAACCGGGGCTGCTGGAGCAGATCAGCCAGGCCAGGGAACCGGGGGAGATCGAGAACTATCAGAGCCACGATGGCCGCTCGTTCTACATCGCCTACGCACCGACCCGTTACCGCAACCAGGACGTGCTGGTCTGCGCCTTCGCCGACCTCAGCGTGCGGGCCCAGATGGAACAGCAACTGACCCAGGCAAAACAGGCGGCCGACAAGGCCAACGGCGCCAAGTCGGTGTTTCTGGCGACCATGAGCCATGAAATCCGCACGCCGCTGTACGGCGTGCTCGGTTCGCTGGAACTGATGGGGCTCACCGACCTGGACCGCGAGCAACGCCAGTTGCTCGAACGCATCCAGGTGTCCTCGGGCCTGTTGCTGCAGATCATCAGTGACATCCTCGACATCACCCGCATCGAATCCGGCCAACTGTCCCTCGGCGATCAGCCGTTCGACCCCAGGGCGCTGGTGCAGCGCTGTACCGCGGCGTTTGTCGACGCGGCCCGCAACAAGGGCCTGCTGCTGTTTGCCTCGGTCGACCCGGCGCTGCCGCCGTTGCTGGGCGACCCCGGGCGGATCAGCCAGATCCTCACCAACCTGATCAGCAATGCGGTCAAGTTCACCCATTCCGGGCATGTGATCGTACGGGCCCGCAGCGAGCCCGGCAGCCAGGGCCGGGTGCGCTTGTCACTGCAGGTAGTGGACACCGGGATCGGCATCGGCCAGGAGGAACAGCAGCAGCTGTTCATCCCCTTCTATCAGATCGACGCCCACTCCCACACGGTGCACGGCGCCGGGCTGGGCCTGTCGATCTGCGCCCGACTGGCGGCACTGATGGGCAGCCAGATCCACCTCACCAGCGAGCTGGGCCTGGGCAGCAGCTTCACCATGAGCCTGGAACTGCCGGTGGCGGACGAGGTGCCCGACGCGCCTGTGCCGGACCTCGGCGGCACGCAGATCCATGTCCACAGTCCGCACCACGAGCTGACCGACAACCTGTGCCTGTGGCTGCAAAAATGGGGCGCCCAGGCCAGCCCCCTGGACGCCGCGGCCGCCACGCCCCACGGCGAGGGCATCCTCCTGCGCCTGCTGGACAACGGCCCGCAAGCGCCGTCGCCGGCCACAGGCCTGCTGCGGATTGACCTCGGCGGGCAGCACCAGGCCCCGGGCACGA
This genomic stretch from Pseudomonas sp. Os17 harbors:
- a CDS encoding hybrid sensor histidine kinase/response regulator encodes the protein MPDIPLRRIAQNFRRLNLVLFVILPLLLIMGGALFWGGQRIIRQEQERIAVDFKLLTRYMGEQKALLERLKNEPFGDDDPQSTARIFRLMDEQQALGATLFQGSPSPVETPFTLVCEDMLHCPLDSARAASFGRYLADLYSSFWVRSSYPASALLVVDAGTGSSFTVPTVGAHQPSLSAAQVMASIQAIRNSARGGGNDEVRWIRLPGFAGHLLAFKALRNPRFSNGATDTGTYAATLSYRQRIDVFSRPRQPTFYDAFWLESPHDGLLLGERPQPADMDRAVNLRSDGLVFRVSDDSATWTGYYLLSYRTLFLGHSWPLAGILLLLVLSPVAGRAYARWYQRRVIVPAQRAHSELVESDQFNRTLLETTPVALCVLRRERSLIVFANTLALKWFDTQVGQSLQDSGLEPGLLEQISQAREPGEIENYQSHDGRSFYIAYAPTRYRNQDVLVCAFADLSVRAQMEQQLTQAKQAADKANGAKSVFLATMSHEIRTPLYGVLGSLELMGLTDLDREQRQLLERIQVSSGLLLQIISDILDITRIESGQLSLGDQPFDPRALVQRCTAAFVDAARNKGLLLFASVDPALPPLLGDPGRISQILTNLISNAVKFTHSGHVIVRARSEPGSQGRVRLSLQVVDTGIGIGQEEQQQLFIPFYQIDAHSHTVHGAGLGLSICARLAALMGSQIHLTSELGLGSSFTMSLELPVADEVPDAPVPDLGGTQIHVHSPHHELTDNLCLWLQKWGAQASPLDAAAATPHGEGILLRLLDNGPQAPSPATGLLRIDLGGQHQAPGTSLAEACDFMAIGRLIERRLRRAPEPSEPSPSDLSGLPALGLNVLVAEDNPINQATLSHQLQQLGCRNTLAADGAEALDLWRVGDYDLLLTDVNMPRMNGYELTCILRASGDDRPIIGITANAMCDEEARCQAAGMDTWLVKPVPLQTLRASLARLTQVAPEDDQDPLPDAPTPPDSGSLPPNLRQIFTHTMKLDLEHLRRALDQHDYERIFHLLHRIRGSLAVAGYEPLIQQLEALGQSLREAGLTATTRTNSLTLLHALQDISQPD